A genomic region of Candidatus Zixiibacteriota bacterium contains the following coding sequences:
- a CDS encoding DUF1385 domain-containing protein yields the protein MPDLGVGGQAVIEGVMMRSRDRIATAVRIPSGEILVKSEEYISLTRRFKLLSLPVIRGVITFFEMLILGIKTLNFSADIAVKEIEKEEAAANGKAYIPQERRHSSLVLVGTAIFALALGILIFFFLPLAISSLLNIDKGAVGFNLIAGTIRLIMFLAYVWVISLFGEFKRVFQYHGAEHKSIYTYENGEELTIENVSRYTTFHPRCGTSFILIVALFAILIYSISDTIYAILAGAPPTLLKRFLLHFILLPLVAGGAYELLKLSGKTRDNKLTRILIQPGLWLQRITTREPSPDQMEVAIVALETALGVTESKLTVKKTCL from the coding sequence ATGCCTGACTTAGGGGTCGGCGGACAAGCGGTAATCGAAGGGGTAATGATGCGCTCTCGGGACCGCATTGCTACGGCGGTGCGGATTCCTTCGGGGGAAATTCTGGTCAAGTCCGAGGAATATATTTCACTCACACGGCGTTTCAAGCTTCTCAGTCTTCCGGTCATTAGGGGCGTAATCACTTTCTTCGAAATGCTTATTCTGGGCATAAAGACCCTCAATTTCTCGGCGGATATTGCGGTCAAGGAGATTGAAAAAGAGGAAGCGGCGGCAAACGGCAAGGCTTATATTCCGCAGGAGCGACGTCACAGTTCCCTGGTTCTGGTCGGAACCGCCATCTTCGCCCTCGCCCTCGGCATATTGATATTTTTCTTTCTGCCGCTGGCAATTTCCTCGCTTCTGAATATTGATAAGGGAGCGGTTGGATTCAATCTGATAGCGGGCACTATCCGTCTCATCATGTTTCTGGCTTATGTCTGGGTGATTTCTCTTTTCGGCGAGTTCAAAAGGGTGTTTCAGTATCATGGAGCGGAGCATAAATCAATCTATACCTATGAAAACGGCGAAGAACTGACCATCGAAAATGTCTCCCGCTACACCACATTTCATCCCCGTTGCGGCACCAGCTTCATCCTGATTGTCGCCCTCTTTGCCATCCTGATATATTCGATATCTGACACGATTTACGCCATATTGGCGGGCGCCCCGCCGACATTGCTTAAGCGGTTTCTCCTGCATTTTATCCTGCTGCCACTGGTTGCCGGCGGCGCTTATGAGCTGCTTAAACTCTCCGGAAAGACGCGCGACAACAAACTGACCCGCATACTCATCCAGCCCGGCCTCTGGCTGCAGCGGATTACCACCCGCGAACCATCACCCGA
- a CDS encoding ABC-F family ATP-binding cassette domain-containing protein codes for MTLIAGENICKQFNQRTIFKDLSFSVNEDDRIGLVGPNGIGKTTLFQLMASRLTPDSGNIARSKYCRIAYLEQEFSSEQLQQTLFGYVSAVRDDLSAARLELEEAEQALTENPTSQKAMEILGEAQHRFEALGGYRFETEVRTILHGLGFPENRFHNRLENFSGGEKNRASLARLLAGKSTLLLLDEPTNHLDIESTIWLEEFLAKTEKAYIIVSHDRMFLNNTVKKVWELAGGKIEQYFNGFAGFLREREERKEQLEHLYRHQQEEIKRIEDFIRRNIAGQKTKQAQSKMKYLSRIKRIELPTSESNPVAFRLQSGNRSYNLILSLESAYFGYGHHPVVREVSFSLYRGDRVALVGRNGSGKTTILRTILGELEPIDGAIRLGQKVDVAYFDQELSDLNDDNTVLDEIWQLEPLAEAGRMRTFLARFGFRGEDVLKKILVLSGGEKTKLALAKLLYMPANFLILDEPTNHLDIDARQALEEALREYQGAYLVVSHDRYFIDRIADKILYLENGAVRIFDGNYSYLKEKLDAERERVAPAKKGTDPERLKEYFDFKKISQYKGRIKKELKSLTSRISDHELILKRLDEDIERNIPKTDWERLTAAYQEKNRIENLLLELYSRLEELKELDAQYSDIERQSDSGQLD; via the coding sequence CCTCAGTTTCTCTGTCAATGAAGATGACCGCATCGGTCTGGTCGGTCCCAACGGCATCGGCAAGACCACCCTTTTCCAGTTGATGGCATCCCGCCTCACGCCTGATTCGGGGAATATCGCTCGCTCCAAGTACTGCCGTATTGCCTATCTGGAACAGGAATTCTCCTCAGAGCAATTGCAACAGACTCTCTTCGGGTATGTCAGCGCCGTCCGTGACGACCTGAGCGCGGCGCGGCTGGAACTGGAAGAGGCTGAGCAGGCTCTGACCGAAAACCCCACCTCTCAAAAAGCGATGGAGATTCTGGGTGAGGCGCAGCATAGATTTGAAGCCCTGGGCGGATACCGCTTTGAAACGGAAGTCAGGACGATTCTCCATGGGCTCGGCTTCCCGGAAAATCGCTTCCACAACCGCCTGGAAAATTTCTCCGGCGGCGAGAAAAATCGCGCTTCCCTGGCGCGGCTTCTCGCCGGAAAAAGCACCCTGCTTCTTCTGGATGAGCCCACCAACCATCTCGATATCGAATCGACTATCTGGCTGGAGGAGTTTCTTGCCAAGACCGAGAAGGCGTATATCATCGTCTCTCACGACCGGATGTTTCTGAATAATACTGTCAAAAAGGTCTGGGAACTTGCCGGCGGAAAAATCGAGCAGTATTTCAACGGCTTTGCCGGTTTTCTTCGGGAGAGAGAAGAGCGTAAAGAGCAATTAGAACATCTGTACCGCCATCAGCAGGAAGAAATCAAACGGATTGAAGATTTCATTCGACGCAATATCGCCGGACAGAAAACCAAACAGGCGCAGTCAAAGATGAAATATCTCTCCCGCATTAAGCGGATTGAGCTGCCGACTTCCGAATCCAACCCGGTTGCATTCCGGCTGCAATCCGGCAATCGCTCTTACAATCTGATTCTTTCGCTGGAATCGGCTTATTTTGGATATGGCCATCATCCGGTCGTGCGGGAGGTTTCTTTCAGTCTTTACCGGGGCGACCGGGTCGCTCTGGTGGGTCGAAACGGCTCGGGAAAGACAACTATACTGAGGACTATTCTGGGCGAGTTGGAACCGATAGATGGCGCCATCCGATTAGGGCAGAAAGTTGATGTAGCTTACTTCGACCAGGAACTGTCCGATTTGAATGACGATAATACCGTTCTGGATGAAATCTGGCAGCTGGAGCCGCTGGCCGAAGCCGGGCGGATGCGCACCTTCCTGGCGCGATTCGGGTTTCGCGGCGAAGATGTTCTCAAGAAAATTTTGGTCCTTTCCGGCGGCGAAAAGACCAAACTGGCTCTCGCCAAACTGCTTTATATGCCGGCGAACTTTTTGATACTCGATGAGCCTACCAATCATCTCGATATCGATGCCCGTCAGGCGCTGGAGGAAGCTCTGCGGGAATACCAGGGGGCATATCTGGTGGTGAGCCACGACCGTTACTTTATCGACCGTATTGCCGACAAAATCTTGTATCTTGAGAACGGCGCTGTTAGAATATTTGATGGAAATTATTCCTACCTGAAGGAGAAACTTGATGCCGAGAGAGAGCGCGTGGCGCCGGCAAAAAAAGGGACCGACCCGGAACGACTCAAAGAATATTTTGATTTCAAAAAGATATCGCAGTACAAAGGACGGATTAAAAAAGAGCTGAAGTCGCTGACCTCCCGCATCAGCGACCATGAGCTGATTCTGAAACGTCTTGATGAGGATATCGAACGCAATATCCCCAAAACCGATTGGGAGAGACTGACGGCGGCGTATCAGGAAAAAAACCGGATTGAAAATCTTCTTCTGGAATTATATAGTCGCCTGGAAGAACTGAAGGAATTAGATGCCCAGTATTCTGACATTGAGCGGCAGTCCGATTCGGGACAGCTCGACTGA
- a CDS encoding class I SAM-dependent methyltransferase: protein MKDISSIATPSLANIARPAPFELTLPYGDYRFSQRLYEVVHDWGIPTELEVSFLRRYLPPTGGKVLDLACGAGRHSVGLALLGHTVTGVDIGGFTIDLARHYARFQKVAVDFQVGDIRSMPLPAECDLAFFICGQMAHLSPEDNQAVFRKVFGALRSDGALVIHLERLEPEDRLNRTFWYREIKPLYFENPSLVHREQYYFPTEQVKLIRDFAIDSVTKASGLFGYSEKEYAPEEIERLASRSGFKIISLHGHYDGAPPTADSRYNIFVLKKR, encoded by the coding sequence ATGAAAGATATTTCGAGCATCGCAACTCCGTCCCTGGCGAATATCGCCCGTCCGGCGCCCTTTGAACTGACCCTGCCGTACGGTGACTATCGTTTCTCGCAACGGCTGTACGAAGTGGTTCATGACTGGGGTATCCCGACCGAATTAGAAGTCTCCTTTCTCCGGCGATATCTCCCCCCGACCGGAGGAAAAGTCCTTGATTTAGCCTGCGGCGCCGGGCGGCACTCGGTCGGGCTGGCTCTCTTGGGGCATACCGTCACCGGAGTCGATATCGGCGGCTTTACTATCGACCTGGCGCGCCACTACGCCCGGTTTCAAAAAGTCGCCGTTGATTTCCAGGTGGGCGATATCAGAAGTATGCCATTACCCGCGGAATGCGACCTCGCCTTCTTTATTTGCGGTCAGATGGCTCATCTTTCTCCCGAAGATAATCAAGCTGTTTTCAGAAAAGTTTTCGGGGCGCTGCGATCTGACGGCGCCCTGGTCATTCATCTGGAAAGACTGGAACCGGAAGACCGCCTGAACCGGACTTTCTGGTACCGCGAGATTAAGCCGCTCTATTTCGAGAATCCCTCACTGGTGCATCGGGAGCAGTACTATTTCCCCACGGAGCAGGTTAAACTGATTCGAGATTTCGCCATTGACTCAGTAACCAAAGCGAGCGGTCTTTTCGGCTATTCGGAGAAAGAATATGCGCCCGAAGAGATTGAGAGGCTCGCCTCTCGCAGCGGTTTCAAAATAATCAGTCTTCACGGCCATTATGATGGCGCCCCGCCCACAGCCGATTCCCGCTATAATATTTTTGTCCTGAAGAAACGGTAA
- a CDS encoding flavodoxin family protein — translation MPSILTLSGSPIRDSSTELLLYRIAEGIENGSEEPTTNEFVRLNHYQFLPCQACGISPEPDFCIFHDEIYPLYDLLISVDIVLFGSPVYFDSVSAQAKAFIDRCNCLRPPDFEGLSGHHFKRIIMKKRLGGMVLVGGERGEFESARKVIAGFFKWVEIENCGNIMYEHRFMKEIGPVKDDRLKMDEAFQLGLKIASRLPEIAG, via the coding sequence ATGCCCAGTATTCTGACATTGAGCGGCAGTCCGATTCGGGACAGCTCGACTGAGCTTCTGCTGTATCGGATAGCCGAGGGAATCGAAAATGGTTCAGAGGAGCCAACCACCAATGAGTTTGTCCGCCTCAACCATTACCAGTTTCTTCCCTGCCAGGCTTGTGGCATAAGCCCCGAACCGGACTTCTGCATTTTTCATGATGAAATTTATCCCCTTTATGACCTTCTTATAAGCGTCGATATCGTGCTCTTCGGTTCACCGGTCTATTTTGACTCCGTTTCGGCTCAAGCCAAGGCTTTTATAGACCGCTGCAACTGCCTGAGACCGCCCGACTTTGAGGGGCTTTCGGGACATCATTTCAAGCGGATTATAATGAAGAAACGGCTGGGCGGTATGGTCTTGGTCGGGGGGGAACGGGGCGAATTCGAAAGCGCCCGAAAGGTCATCGCCGGGTTCTTCAAATGGGTCGAGATTGAAAACTGCGGCAATATCATGTATGAGCATAGGTTCATGAAAGAAATCGGTCCCGTTAAAGACGACCGCTTAAAGATGGATGAAGCCTTTCAGTTAGGCTTGAAAATTGCGAGCAGGCTTCCCGAAATTGCCGGCTGA
- the rpmE gene encoding 50S ribosomal protein L31, with the protein MKEKIHPKYFDTTITCACGNVMKTRSTVKDLKVEICSNCHPFFTGRQKLIDTAGRIERFRKKYGMDKGGAVKTAAPKKSKSAKTR; encoded by the coding sequence GTGAAAGAGAAGATTCATCCGAAATATTTTGATACCACCATCACCTGCGCTTGCGGTAATGTCATGAAGACCCGCTCCACGGTGAAAGACCTGAAGGTGGAAATCTGCTCTAATTGCCATCCCTTCTTCACCGGTCGTCAGAAACTGATTGACACGGCCGGGCGAATCGAGCGTTTCCGCAAGAAATACGGGATGGACAAAGGCGGCGCGGTGAAAACGGCGGCGCCCAAGAAAAGCAAGAGCGCCAAGACCCGCTGA